Proteins from a genomic interval of Pecten maximus chromosome 13, xPecMax1.1, whole genome shotgun sequence:
- the LOC117340456 gene encoding uncharacterized protein LOC117340456, producing the protein MSSPLCDLKTEDFGNPKIPCSFHDDYDVIAACETCDDRLVCIQCMNSTCFGHTLCNLEEVAERRKQTICCLLRDAEVLAIPKLEVHLNQVRRKRELLSTHCDDVSQNIRTRASELKKSIDTICEKRLVECAEFQKRKDDMLKMYEDSITREHAELLDSISKVKTIVSSCKLRELLQNEGAISVLSNTETNTAVPVVAALWFTPEEVNVVEMTRLFGAMQRSVTISEFEHISREVRTICLVGEQAWIGCDGNKELCLTNKEGDSVKSVKICTYFMNQIMDICPGADDSVWVACRDGIITQVMSHDVKIDRFFIGVHATAYSLYVFKDGDIVVGLVEGVFRMRGKLVRYSPKGEVLDRAVRDNDGNLLFSIPTKVRGCDESREIAVVSLDSKGDNSVVILDADMKFKLNFKGKAPFHPSDVCFDSGQNILISDRASMSVMLLDSHGHLCRNLLVATVAPSAISIQGNGDLWTGFENGMIRVYKYAP; encoded by the coding sequence ATGAGTTCGCCCCTGTGTGACCTAAAGACAGAAGATTTTGGTAATCCGAAAATCCCATGTAGTTTCCATGACGACTATGACGTAATCGCCGCGTGCGAAACGTGTGACGACAGACTCGTTTGCATTCAATGTATGAACTCCACATGTTTTGGACATACTTTGTGTAATCTAGAAGAAGTCGCGGAACGTCGGAAGCAAACAATTTGCTGTCTTTTAAGAGACGCTGAGGTACTTGCCATCCCAAAACTGGAAGTCCATCTCAATCAGGTGAGGAGAAAACGTGAGCTGCTTTCAACACACTGTGATGACGTTTCCCAAAATATTCGGACACGAGCAAGTGAACTGAAGAAAAGTATTGATACAATCTGTGAAAAGCGTTTAGTTGAATGTGCGGAATTCCAAAAAAGGAAGGATGATATGTTGAAAATGTATGAAGACAGCATCACAAGAGAACATGCAGAGCTTCTCGATTCGATTTCTAAAGTAAAAACTATCGTCTCCTCGTGTAAACTAAGGGAACTGTTACAAAACGAAGGAGCGATTTCCGTTCTTTCGAACACCGAGACAAACACAGCAGTCCCGGTGGTGGCAGCACTCTGGTTTACCCCGGAGGAGGTCAATGTGGTAGAGATGACACGCCTGTTTGGTGCTATGCAACGCTCGGTGACGATAAGCGAGTTCGAACACATATCCCGCGAGGTGAGAACAATTTGTCTGGTTGGTGAGCAAGCATGGATTGGTTGCGATGGCAACAAAGAGTTATGTCTCACAAACAAAGAGGGAGATTCGGTGAAGAGCGTCAAGATTTGTACGTACTTCATGAATCAGATCATGGACATCTGTCCTGGAGCAGATGACAGCGTTTGGGTAGCGTGTCGTGACGGCATTATAACGCAGGTAATGTCACATGACGTCAAAATCGATCGATTTTTCATCGGCGTTCACGCGACGGCCTACAGTTTGTATGTGTTCAAGGACGGGGATATCGTCGTTGGTCTAGTGGAAGGCGTCTTCCGTATGAGGGGGAAGTTAGTCCGCTACAGTCCGAAAGGTGAGGTTCTAGATCGGGCGGTTCGTGACAACGACGGGAACCTGCTGTTTTCTATCCCTACTAAAGTCCGAGGTTGTGACGAATCACGGGAAATAGCTGTCGTCAGTTTGGACagcaagggagacaactcggTGGTGATTCTGGACGCCGATATGAAATTCAAACTAAACTTCAAAGGTAAAGCCCCGTTTCATCCGTCAGATGTCTGTTTTGATTCTGGACAAAACATCCTGATTTCTGATAGGGCTAGCATGTCCGTCATGTTGCTCGACTCGCACGGTCATCTGTGTCGCAACCTTCTAGTCGCCACAGTGGCGCCATCTGCAATTTCTATACAAGGGAATGGCGATCTTTGGACGGGATTCGAGAACGGGATGATTCGAGTATACAAGTATGCTCCCTAA